In Struthio camelus isolate bStrCam1 chromosome 31, bStrCam1.hap1, whole genome shotgun sequence, the genomic window GGGAGGGGGTCCATGAGGGGAGGGGTCCATGAGAGGGGAGGGGTCTCTGAGGGAGGGGGTCCATGAAGAAAGGGGTCCACGAGGGGAGGGGGTCCATGAGGGGAGGGGTCCACGAGGGGAGGGGGTCCACGAGGGGAGGGGTCCACGAGGGGAGGGGGTCCATGAGGGGAGGGGTCCATGAGGGGAGGGGTCCATGAGAGGGGAGGGGTCTCTGAGGGAGGGGGTCCATGAAGAAAGGGGTCCACGAGGGGAGGGGGTCCATGAGGGGAGGGGTCCACGAGGGGAGGGGTCCATGAAGGAAAGGGGTCTTTGAGGGAGGGGGTCCATGAGAGAAGGGGTCCATGAGGAAAGAGGTCCAGGAGGGGGCAAGGCCTGGGGAAGAGGGTCAACGAGGGGAGAGGGTCCATGAGGGAAGAGGGTCCACGAAGGAAGGCCATGAGGGAGGGGGTCCATGAAGAAAAGGGTCTCTGAGGGAGGGGGTCCATGAGGTAAGGGGTCTACGAGGGGGCAAGGCCTGGGGAAGAGGTCCACGAGGGGAGGGGGTCCATGAAGGGAAGGGGGTCCATGAAGGGAAGGGGTCTACGGGGGGGCAAGGCCTGGGGAAGAGGGTCCACGAGGGAAGGGGATCCATGAAAGAAGGGGTCCACGAGGGGAGGGGACTGTGAGGAGAAGGGATCCACGAGGGGAGGGGGTCCACGAGGGGGCAAGGCCCAGGGAAAGGGGTTCCAAGAAGGAAGGGGGTTCGTGAGGGGGCACAGGCCGGGGGTctgtgaggggaaggggctgggagcaggggacatggggggagaGATGGGTTTGGAGCAGGGGAGACGCGGGGAGAAGGTGGGGTGGGAGAGCGGGGAGAAGGTGGGGTTGGAGCGGGGGAGACGTGGGGAGAAGGTGGGGTTGGAGAGCGGGGGAGACGTGGGGAGAAGGTGGGTTGGAGAGCGGGAGACGTGGGGAGAAGGTGGGTTGGAGAGCGGGAGACGCGGGGAGAAGGTGGGGTGGAGAGCGGGGGAGACGTGGGGAGAAGGTGGCGTTGGAGAGCGGGAGACACAGGGAGAAGGTGGGTTGGAGAGCGGGGGAGACGTGGGGAGAAGGTGGCGTTGGAGAGCGGGAGACGCAAGGAGAAGGGTTGGAGAGCGGGGGAGACACGGGGAGAAGGTGGCGTTGGAGAGCGGGAGACGCGGGGAGAAGGTGGCGTTGGAGAGCGGGAGATGCGGGGAGAAGGTGGCGTTGGAGAGCGGGAGACACGGGGAGAAGGGTTGGAGAGCAGGAGACATGGGGAGAAGGTGGGTTGGAGAGCGGGAGACGCGGGGAGAAGGGTTGGAGAGCGGGAGACACGGGGAGAAGGTGGCGTTGGACAGTGGGAGACGCGGGGAGAAGGTGGGTTGGAGAGCGGGAGATGCGGGGAGAAGGTGGGTTGGAGAGCGGGAGACGCGGGGAGAAGGGTTGGAGAGCGGGAGACACGGGGAGAAGGTGGCGTTGGACAGTGGGAGACGTGGGGAGCAGGACGTGCTGCAGGATGAGGTCTCCTGCGGGTTGAGGTCTCCTGCGGGTTGAGGTGGAACAGCAGGAGCCCTGCTGTCGGGCCCGGATCTGGCCTGGCTTGGCCGTGCCCACAGCCCAAAGACAACGGTGGTGGCCGCTGCTAAGTAaagctctgccttctcttccaGGCTCTCCAAGCGCTCGCTAAACGTACGCTAATTAAGTAGAGCCGCCGCAAAGGACACGCGGGACCACCGCAGGCGGCCTTGGGGGGGGGAACACCACCTGCTTCGGCAGCACGGAAAAACGCCGGAGAGAAAGGACAGAAACTGCGACCTGGCGATGAAACCGAGCGGACGAGGGAGGTACAACGGGCCAGGACAGGGCCCTTCCCAAAAAGGGGGCTCGTGTTTTGGAGCTAGCTCCGAACTTCCACGTTTTACCTGCACAAATCGCCACGGAACGCCCCCTCCGGGCCGCAAACTCCCGAGCGAGCCAAACGCCTTGCGATCCCTTCGCTTCGCCCCCCAAAATTAGCTTTCGCTGCAGCAAGGGCGACCGCTGATTTCTGCTGTCTCGCAGCAAAAATCGCTCTCCTTCCTTCACCGAGAGGGCTGAAGCCCTTGCtcgagatgttaaaaaaaaacaaaacgggggggggggaggtctcaAATCCTACTCTTAATTAAAAGGAGCATAAACGAAGCGGAGCCGCTGACGGCGACGTGGGAGATGTGCGTTTTTCCCTGCCCTCCTGAAGCCACAGAGCTGCCGTCGGCGCAGGACCGAtgcggcgccgccgccagcccgacCCCTTCAGCGCCCGtcggttttcttccttttcctcctcctccccggccctgGCGGCCGGCCGACCGCTACGGGATCGGGGGCGACAGCCCGGCTCCCTGAGGAGGGAGGGATTTCGAAGCGAAACCCCGCCAAGCGGACGATCGCCCCGCGGGGAAACAAGCTCGCGGCTAAGAACGGCGCCGCGCAGAAGCGGGGAGACTCAAAACCCACTGCGCTTGCACGACGGGAAAAAGCTGCCAACGCTCGGTATTTTCCGTGAGGATTTCCCAGCCGGTTTTGCCGTCGTTCCGGCGAGGGAAAGCGtaaaacaaagggggaaaaaaatatatataaaaccgTGTTAAAACACCTGCTCGTGAGCCTGCGTTGCAGGAGAGCCGCCagcccggcacggccgccccgtcTGCGCCTGGGACGCCTCGGTCCCGGGAGAGAGCGGGAGGCGTCGGGGCCGACGACGTCCCAACGAGCTTTCTGCTCGTTAAGACCAAACCCGTTGCCGAGCCCCGGGCGCCCGACGGAGAGGCCAAAGTCTGCGGAAAAGCGCCTGCGAACGTACGACAAGAAATCGAGCGCGGCCGAGCGCCCGGCGTGCCGTTCCCCAAACAAATCGCGCCGAATCGGGGCTGGGTTGTGGCTGTTTTAAGACGCGCTTGCCAAAATacggattttttccttttttctttttggaagggaGTTGCTGGACGCGGACGGGAGCCGTCGGCATCATGCGACGCGCGGGACCGAGCCGGTCCCGACCCGGAGCTGGCTTTAAGGGGAGACGGGCTGGATCGCGGGGAGGACGCCGGCCGGCCGAGCTTCGGAAAAGGAAACGCACCCCTTAGGGCGAAGCGCGCGGGAAAAGCCGAAATCGGGGAAGGGGAGCGACGGAGCCGGAGGCCGACGCAAACGGGAAATAACGAAACGCCGAGAAACAATTAAGCCGAGGGGCAAACTGAACGCCCGGCGCCGCACTCCCTCGGCGCGAGCCCCCGCTCCAGCTGTGATTAGCGTTTCCTGGCAAGGCCGTTAATTAAGCCAGGACGCGACTCCGAGGTTGGACCGAGGCCACCGGCCGCTTCCGCGGGGCCGACGCGCCGTCGAATTTCCCGGGGATTCATTTCCCGGGAGCCGCCCCCAAATCCGAGCGCGGGAACGGGCGGCGGGGCCCTTAGAGCGAGACGGCGCCTTGCAAACTCCGCTTCCCCCCCCGAAACGCCCCAATTCCGGGCGTTCCCGACAAATTAATTCCTCcccgctcttcccccccccctccccgggataACGGCAGGCGCGATCGCAGTTAAGAGCGGTGGGCGCCGCCGTCTCGGTGGCAACGTCGGACCCCGTTAAAACCACCTTCGTCTTAACGGGGGCGAGCGCAGCGCCGCGAAGACGGGGAGAAGCGCCGCCGCGAGCGGCGGAGGAGGGAAACCCTCGCTGGGGAACCGCTCCGGCGCGGATTTACCCCGATACTCGGCGGCAGCAAACCCCGATCTAAAACATCCCGGCCGCGGCGGCAAACGCGCAGCCGCGCTCTGTGCTGGATACCGGCCGTGAATAATCCCACGAGGAGTCAACGCGCGAACGACAGATGCCGCAATAAAGGGTTAATCGATAGTTAGGGGGtcgctggggagcccgggggggcGTCGGAGAGACGCCGGGCCGCTAGCGAGGCCCCAAACCCAGCCCGGGGCGAACGCCCGCAGCGCGCGGTCGGTGCGAGCGTCGCCCTGCGTTTCCctaggggggggaagaggggttcGGCCGCGTCCCGCAGGGAGGTTTCCTGCGAGCGCGAGCCGCCCGAGACCCTCGCCGGCGGGACCCCGCGCCCCcctgcccgcggcgggtggggggcaGGCGGCgacgcggccggccggggccgggacgcggAGGTCTCGCAGCTCGGCAGCACCCTCTGCCGCATCCCGCGGGAGCGGCGCAGGGATGGAGGCGGAGGGCGCGGGGCCGAGACGCttcccgccgccgggcgccgcatTCGCCCCGCCAAGCGCCGTCCCCGCCGAGGCGGCAcgaaggaggcggcggcgcgcgTCGAGACATCCGCCGCCTTTATTGAGCGGCGCCGAACGGCCGCTGCGTCGCTCAGTcaccggcccgcggcgcccggcggcggcggctccttctCCGCTCGCTCGATTTGCTCCTCCGTCAGGACGACGGGCTGGTACCGCTCCTCGAAGAGCTTCTCGTTGGCCTCGGAGTGGAGGTGGTGGAAGGAGACGGCGCGGAGGTGCTCGGGCAGGAACCTGAACTCCTCCTCGTTGATGTCGCAGTCCCTCATCTTGGCGCGCAGAACCCACCAGCGTCCCCAGAAGCCCACGTCGAGGACGCGGGCCGGGAGCTCGCGCCAGCGGGGCTGCAGGTAGCGGCACTGCGCCAGGTAGAGGCCGGCCTGGGCGTCGAAAGGCGCCTCGTAGACCAGGGCGAAGAAGACGAGGTTCCGGTAGCGCAGCTGGCCCCGGTCCCGCAGCCGCAGCAGGCGCTGCACGTGCCCCTCGGCGACGCCGCTGCGGATCCACGGCgagaggagcagcagggagcCGGCGGCCTCCAGCAGAGCCGCCTCGAAGGAGCCGGCGCCGGGGACGGCGGCGCCgcaggcggccgccccggccagcagggccaggcagcccgcagcccggccgggccggcgccgagccccccgcgccgcctcccgcgccgcctccgcgTAGTCCTGCAGCAGCGCCCGCCACCAGCGCCCTGCGCCCAGGCGCCGtcagcggggagggggctgccccccctgccccagcctgggcccaggagtccggggaccaCCATAACCCCCTCTTCaatgggcccaggagtccgggcagcccccccaaccccccctttaatgggcccaggagtccgggcagccccccagccccctcttcaatgggcccaggagtccgggcagcccccccaaccccccctttaatgggcccaggagtccgggcagccccccagccccctcttcaatgggcccaggagtccgggcagccccccccagccccctctttaatgggcccaggagtccgggcagcccccccccagccccctcttcaatgggcccaggagtctgggcagccccccccagccccctcttcaatgggcccaggagtccggggacccccccaaccccccccttcaatgggcccaggagtccgggcagccccccccagccccctcttcaatgggcccaggagtccggggacccccccaaccccccccttcaatgggcccaggagtccgggcagaccccccccaaccccccccttcaatgggcccaggagtccgggcagccccccccagccccctcttcaatgggcccaggagtccggggacccccccaaccccccccttcaatgggcccaggagtccgggcagaccccccccaaccccccccttcaatgggcccaggagtccggggacccccccaatccccccctcCAAAGGTCCCAGGAGTCCGGGGCCCCCTtggacccccccagcccggccctcaCCGGCGCGGCTCCCCGCGATGCGCGCCCAGAGCCCGCCGctcccccgggccggggccggggccggggccggggccggggccgccgcctcccccgccgccgccatggccgcgaGCGGCGCCGGAAGTGGCTCCGGCCGGGACGGACACGGGGACGGACCGGGCGGAACCATgacggcgggggggcggggccgggggggccggacACGGGGACGGACCGGGCGGAACCatcgcggcgggggggcggggccgggggggccggacACGGGGACGGACCGGGCGGAAccatcgcggcggcggcggcggggggggggagccacgtccgcggggccgggccgggtaccggggggggggggaaccggggtggggggggaccgggaGGAGCCGGGGGGTCCCGGTCCAGGCCCAGGAGTCCccggggggggttatgggggtccCGGTGCAGCCCCACGGCGGGGCTGGCGGGTCCTGACCCAGGCGGTGCCGGTCCCGGGGGGTCCTGGGAGTCGCGGGATGCTGGAGGGGGGTCCCGGAGGCCCCAGTGCCGGGGGGATCCTGGGGATACCGGGCCCGGGATGCCGGGGGagctccggggggggggtcccgggggtcctggtgccggggggggctgcggggtcctgggggggtcccgggggtcctggtgccggggggtgctggggggtccctggaGATACCAAGCCCGAGATGCCGGGAgggtaccggggggggggtcctggggataCTGGGCCCGGGATGCCGGTGGGGGGGCCGGTCCCGGTgccagagggggccctggggATACTGGGcctgggatgctggggggggtccgggggggtcccgggggtcccggtgctgggggggccTGAGGGGTCCTGGGGATACTGGGCCCGGGATGCTGGGGGGTActaggggggtccctggggataCCAGGCCCGAGATGCCGGGAGGGTACCGgggagggtcccgggggtcctggtgctggggggtcctggggataCCGGGCCCGGGATgttgggggggggtctcgggggtcccggtgccggggggtcctggggataCCGGGCCCGGGATGCCGGGGGAgctccgggggggggtcccgggggtcctggtgccggggggtgctggggggtcctgggggggtcccgggggtcctggtgccggggggggctgcggggtccTGGGGGAGTCCCGGGGGtccgggtgctggggggtccctggggataCCAGGCCCGAGATGCCGGGAGggtaccgggggggggtcccgggggtcctggtgctggggggtcctggggataCTGGGCCCGGGATGCCggtgggggggtcccagtgccagagggggccctggggATACTGGGcctgggatgctggggggggtccgggggggtcccggtgctgggggggccTGAGGGGTCCTGGGGATACTGGGCCCGGGatgctggggggtactgggggggtccctggggataCCAGGCCCGAGATGCCGGGAGGGttccggggggggtcccgggggtcctggtgctggggggtcctggggataCTGGGCCCGGGatgcccgggggggggtcccggtgccagagggggccctggggATACTGGGcctgggatgctggggggggtccgggggggggtcccggtgctggtgggggggggggggcgccccaaCCGCCTCACGTCTCGCTCCCGCAGCGAGAGACCCCGCCATGGCGGCGTCCGCCGAGCTGCGGTTTCACGGTGAGTCCCGGCGCGACgtcggggcagagccggggcccccccgccgcggccccccccgccgcggcgccgggcccctCGCGGCCGCCTGACGCCGACCGTCACCGCGCAGAGCTCGAGGAGGCGGCGGAGCCGCCGGCGGGCGAGCGGCCGAGCCACGCGGCCGTGGAGCTGGGGCCCGGCTGCGAGGAGGGCGAGCCGGGGGCCGACGCCGACAGCGCCGAGGTgacgcagccgccgccgccgccggcaccacGGGGAGCGgaggcccccggccgcggccccgcgctcacGGCCCTTCCTCCGCCCGCAGCTCCTgggcgggcagcagcagccgcgcaGCTTCTGGACCTTCGAGTATTACCAGGCTTTCTTCGACGTCGACACCCACCAGGTAGCGGCGGTCGCGGCGGCCGGACGGCCCGGCtcctcggcgcccgccgcctctGAGACGCCGTCGCCCGCCGGCAGGTGCTGGACAGGATCAAGGGCTCCGTGACGCCGCTGCCGGGGAAGAACTTTGTGCGCCACCGCTTGCGGAACAACCCCGACCTGTACGGTGAGAGGGCAGAGCTGCCGCtggccgggcgcctgccggcgccccggggccggcccctcgccgaccgcccacccgctttcccctccccagggcccttCTGGATCTGCGCCACCCTCGTGTTCGCCCTGGCCATCAGCGGCAACTTGTCCCACCTGCCGGAGAAGCAGGCGTCCCCCTCCTTCCACTACAGCCCCCAGTTCCACAAAGGTGCGAGGCCCCGGGctggcggggggacgcggggaagGGGACGGGGCAGCCCGGGCTTTGCCTTCAttgtccccgtcccgtcccctccgcAGTCACCATCGCCGCCACCGTCGTCTACTGCTACGCCTGGCTGGTGCCGCTGGCGCTCTGGGGCTACCTgcggtggcggcggggccccggggcgcgcggCAGCTCCTACAGCTTCCTGGAGACGGTCTGCGTCTACGGCTACTCGCTCTTCGTCTACATCCCCACAGCGGTGagtccccggggcggcggcggtggggccgCGTCCCCCAGCGGAGCTgacgccgccgccgtccccgcaggTGCTGTGGCTGATCCCGGCCGCCTggctgcagtggctgctgctggccgtggccgcgCTGCTCTCGGCCTCGGTGCTGGCGCTCACCTTCTGGCCGCTGGTGCGGGCcgagggccgggcggccgccctggccctgctggccgCCGTCGTCGCCCTGCACGCCCTGCTCGCCGTCTGCTGCAAGGTACCGctcgccgcgggccggggggagcgcCGCTCTGGGGACGCCGGACCCCCCCACTCAttccctccttttattttttctccctcccagctttattttttccagcggccgccgggcgccggcccggccccctcgccgctCCACGCCACGCTGGGGACCGAGCCCCACCACAGCCGCGCGCCCCACCACTTCGCCAACCTCTCCCAGCCGGCGAGGTAAGAGGGGGACCCCGAGCGGGGCAGGCAGCCCCCGGCTCGATGCGGACGGCCCCGGTGGGGGGCCAAACCCTCGCCTGGCCCTCGGCTCTTCCCGCAGCTCGAGGCAGTGACGCGGCTCCAGCCCCCGCGCGAGGACGCGGCCGTTTTCCTGCCTGGCGCGGCCGGCTCTGCCCTGCCGGCGGCTCTCGGCACAGCCCGGTTCCCGGCGGGACTCCTCCGGAcggggtgccgggccgggccagcaCCGTCCCCAACTCTTCTCTATGCAAACAGCGACCGAAATAAACCCCGGGGCTGTCCCCGCCTGGCGACCCGCGTTGTCTCCGGCTGGGAGCCGAGGGCCTGGGGaagggccgcgccggggctggggacACGGGGTCCGGCCGGGAGCGGACGCGGTATCAAAGGCAGCAGGGCGCGAACCTTCGAAACCCTCCCGTTTATTCAGTACTACAGCCGAAAAACAGCAGATCCGCTACTCCTAAGGCGCAGCCCCAGCGAGGGGTTGGGGGCCGCCCGCGGCAAAGGGAACGGCCCCGGGGAGACGGTCGCTCTCCGCAGCGGGGTCCCTGCGCGCCCCTGCCAAAAACCGCCGCTCGCGGCCTtcgaaaggaaaacaaaagagaaaggaaagttcacGCTATGAGTGCTGGACGCTAACAGACACCAAATACACTTCCTAGTGCAGCCACGCAAGGGAGCCTTCCATAACAGATGCCCCCGCgacgcccgccgggccccggcgagGGCagggacggggccggggccggagacGGGGCAGTCGCCGTCGCTCGGGGCTTTTGGTACATACAGCGTTTCCTGCGAGCGTCACCCTCGCGGGGACCAGGCCCCTGAGCGCGGCTGCCGGTCGCAGGC contains:
- the TIMM29 gene encoding mitochondrial import inner membrane translocase subunit Tim29; its protein translation is MAAAGEAAAPAPAPAPAPARGSGGLWARIAGSRAGRWWRALLQDYAEAAREAARGARRRPGRAAGCLALLAGAAACGAAVPGAGSFEAALLEAAGSLLLLSPWIRSGVAEGHVQRLLRLRDRGQLRYRNLVFFALVYEAPFDAQAGLYLAQCRYLQPRWRELPARVLDVGFWGRWWVLRAKMRDCDINEEEFRFLPEHLRAVSFHHLHSEANEKLFEERYQPVVLTEEQIERAEKEPPPPGAAGR
- the YIPF2 gene encoding protein YIPF2, translating into MAASAELRFHELEEAAEPPAGERPSHAAVELGPGCEEGEPGADADSAELLGGQQQPRSFWTFEYYQAFFDVDTHQVLDRIKGSVTPLPGKNFVRHRLRNNPDLYGPFWICATLVFALAISGNLSHLPEKQASPSFHYSPQFHKVTIAATVVYCYAWLVPLALWGYLRWRRGPGARGSSYSFLETVCVYGYSLFVYIPTAVLWLIPAAWLQWLLLAVAALLSASVLALTFWPLVRAEGRAAALALLAAVVALHALLAVCCKLYFFQRPPGAGPAPSPLHATLGTEPHHSRAPHHFANLSQPASSRQ